The Halobellus sp. MBLA0158 genome has a window encoding:
- the serA gene encoding phosphoglycerate dehydrogenase produces MKVLITDPIDDAGLERLRSSGHDVETAYDVEGEALLEAVSDANALVVRSGTEVTEAVFEAAPDLVIVGRAGIGVDNIDIDAATEHGVIVANAPEGNVRAAAEHTVAMSFAAARSIPQAHARLKDGEWAKSDYLGTELNGKTLGIVGLGRVGQEVAKRLDGLGMDLVAFDPYISEERAERLGAELVEFEECLEAADFLTVHTPLTPETEGMISTEELELMGGGFLVNCARGGVVDEDALAAAVDDGVLDGAAVDVFADEPVSPDSPLLDVDEIVVTPHLGASTEAAQENVATSIADQIDAAFAGEPVMNALNAPSVDESVFPRIRPYIGLAETAGKIAAQLLDGRISSVEVEYEGDIAEEDVELVTASALKGVFEPLEWQVNSVNAPQIAEERGIDVTESKRLQSEDFQSLVTVRVGNDEDSLSVCGTLFAGDDPRIVKIDGYRVDAIPHGKMLVARNADRPGVIGFIGSVLGDYDINIAGMFNARRDEEGGEALTVYNLDDPVPQEVVETILADERMIDVTYLTLNGQDDRDEE; encoded by the coding sequence ATGAAGGTGCTTATTACGGACCCGATCGACGACGCGGGGTTGGAACGCCTCCGCTCGTCGGGCCACGACGTAGAGACAGCCTACGACGTGGAGGGCGAAGCGCTACTGGAGGCCGTCTCGGACGCCAACGCGCTCGTCGTTCGGTCCGGAACCGAGGTCACCGAGGCGGTCTTCGAGGCCGCACCCGACCTCGTCATCGTCGGTCGCGCCGGGATCGGCGTCGACAACATCGACATCGACGCCGCCACCGAACACGGCGTGATCGTCGCCAACGCGCCGGAGGGGAACGTCCGCGCGGCCGCCGAGCACACGGTCGCGATGTCGTTCGCCGCGGCGCGCTCGATCCCGCAGGCCCACGCCCGCCTGAAGGACGGCGAGTGGGCGAAAAGCGACTACCTCGGCACCGAACTCAACGGCAAGACCCTGGGCATCGTCGGCCTCGGCCGCGTCGGCCAGGAGGTCGCAAAGCGGCTCGACGGCCTCGGGATGGATCTGGTCGCCTTCGACCCCTACATCAGCGAGGAGCGCGCCGAGCGCCTCGGCGCGGAGCTGGTCGAGTTCGAGGAGTGCCTCGAAGCGGCGGACTTCCTGACGGTCCACACGCCGCTGACCCCCGAGACCGAGGGGATGATCTCGACCGAGGAGCTCGAACTGATGGGCGGCGGCTTCCTCGTCAACTGCGCCCGCGGCGGCGTCGTCGACGAGGACGCGCTCGCGGCGGCGGTCGACGACGGCGTCCTCGACGGCGCGGCGGTCGACGTCTTCGCCGACGAGCCCGTCTCGCCGGACAGTCCCCTCCTGGACGTCGACGAGATCGTCGTGACGCCGCACCTGGGCGCCTCCACCGAGGCCGCCCAGGAGAACGTCGCCACCTCGATCGCCGATCAGATCGACGCCGCGTTCGCGGGCGAGCCCGTGATGAACGCGCTGAACGCGCCCTCGGTCGACGAGAGCGTGTTCCCGCGCATTCGACCGTACATCGGCCTCGCCGAGACGGCCGGGAAGATCGCCGCCCAGCTGCTCGACGGCCGGATCTCCTCGGTCGAGGTCGAGTACGAGGGCGACATCGCCGAGGAGGACGTCGAGCTCGTCACCGCCTCCGCGCTGAAGGGCGTCTTCGAGCCGCTGGAGTGGCAGGTCAACTCCGTGAACGCGCCGCAGATCGCCGAGGAGCGCGGCATCGACGTCACCGAGTCCAAGCGCCTCCAGTCGGAGGACTTCCAGAGCCTCGTGACGGTCCGCGTCGGCAACGACGAGGACTCCCTGAGCGTCTGCGGGACGCTCTTCGCCGGCGACGACCCGCGGATCGTCAAGATCGACGGGTACCGGGTCGACGCGATCCCCCACGGAAAGATGCTCGTCGCCCGCAACGCCGACCGGCCGGGCGTCATCGGCTTCATCGGCTCGGTGCTCGGCGACTACGACATCAACATCGCGGGGATGTTCAACGCCCGCCGCGACGAGGAGGGTGGCGAGGCGCTCACCGTCTACAACCTCGACGATCCCGTTCCCCAAGAGGTGGTCGAGACGATCCTCGCCGACGAGCGGATGATCGACGTCACCTACCTCACGCTCAACGGCCAGGACGACCGCGACGAGGAGTAG
- the serB gene encoding phosphoserine phosphatase SerB, protein MRLVAFDFDGTLSDSEMTVLLGERMDVADRMADITERAMNDELSYAESLRERASLLDGLEAEGAEEAFGQVRLRPGAADLIERLRDAGHHVAILTGGFERGVERALEREGVAVDTIVANRLPIEGGRLTGDVEGPLITGTKDDALESLADDLDVPLSRTIAVGDGANDLPMLEVAGLSVGYLPKDAVRPACDVVVASMYRLGKVLEGYNVVKRE, encoded by the coding sequence ATGCGACTCGTGGCCTTCGACTTCGACGGAACGCTTTCGGACTCGGAGATGACGGTCCTCCTCGGCGAGCGGATGGACGTCGCCGACCGGATGGCGGACATCACGGAACGCGCGATGAACGACGAGCTCTCCTACGCCGAGAGCCTCCGCGAGCGCGCGTCGCTCCTCGACGGCCTCGAAGCGGAGGGCGCCGAGGAGGCCTTCGGCCAGGTGCGGCTCCGCCCCGGCGCGGCCGACCTCATCGAGCGCCTGCGCGACGCCGGCCACCACGTCGCGATCCTCACCGGCGGCTTCGAGCGCGGCGTCGAGCGCGCACTGGAGCGCGAGGGCGTCGCGGTCGACACCATCGTCGCCAACAGGCTCCCGATCGAGGGCGGACGCCTCACCGGCGACGTCGAGGGGCCGCTCATCACGGGCACGAAGGACGACGCCCTGGAGTCGCTCGCGGACGATCTCGACGTTCCCCTCTCGCGGACGATCGCGGTCGGCGACGGCGCCAACGACCTCCCGATGCTGGAGGTCGCGGGGCTCTCTGTCGGCTACCTCCCGAAGGACGCCGTCCGCCCCGCCTGCGACGTCGTCGTCGCCTCGATGTACCGGCTCGGGAAGGTGCTGGAGGGGTACAACGTCGTCAAGCGAGAATAG
- a CDS encoding DUF5615 family PIN-like protein yields the protein MRPIYCDESIWIPVADGLRNRGWVVHTARDEDTLGEPDREQLRYATDRDWILLTFDDDFLSLVEGEGLEHAGVIYVRQAGRRIGEVVKQVDSHLESRRESDRGVQYL from the coding sequence ATGCGTCCGATCTACTGCGACGAGAGTATCTGGATCCCGGTTGCCGACGGTCTCCGAAACCGAGGGTGGGTGGTACATACCGCTCGTGACGAGGATACGCTCGGAGAACCGGACCGCGAACAGTTGCGGTACGCCACTGACCGAGACTGGATTCTTCTGACCTTCGATGACGACTTTCTCTCGCTCGTCGAGGGAGAGGGACTCGAACACGCCGGGGTGATCTACGTCCGACAGGCCGGCCGACGAATCGGCGAGGTAGTAAAGCAGGTCGACAGTCACCTGGAGAGCCGCAGGGAATCAGACCGCGGTGTTCAGTACCTGTAG
- a CDS encoding DUF433 domain-containing protein, which produces MSIVRDPDHSDGEPTIEGTGIRVKDIAVAYEHSGYEPDEIVQLYPDLDLADVHRALAYYYDHIDELRPTTSETASA; this is translated from the coding sequence ATGAGCATCGTACGAGATCCGGATCACAGCGACGGTGAGCCGACGATTGAAGGCACGGGGATTCGCGTGAAAGACATCGCCGTCGCGTACGAACACAGCGGATACGAGCCAGACGAGATCGTCCAATTGTACCCGGATCTCGACTTGGCTGACGTACACCGAGCACTGGCGTACTACTACGACCACATCGACGAGCTCCGACCGACGACGTCCGAGACAGCATCCGCCTGA